CTCTATGCGGTTTCGCACCTTGAGCTCGGTCTTCCCGCCGGGGGCCGGCCCCTGCACGAGCGCCACGAACTCGTAGTTGCGCACGTAGCGGGAGAGGTACTCGTGGTCGAGGTCGCGCGGTTTTCCGAGGAGAAAGCCGGTGCTGTAGCCGCGATGGCTGATCTTGCTGAGCTCTTCGAGCCACTCCCGCTTTACCTGGAAGTTTTCAGGGTCCTCGCAGTAGGAGTCGATCGCTTCCCGGTACACCCGCACCACGGAGGCGACATAGTAGATCCCCTTCATGCGCCCCTCGATCTTCAGCGAGCTCACTCCGCTCTGCACGATGTCGGGGAGCTGCTCGAGGAGGCAGAGGTCCTTCGAGTTGAAGATGAAGGTCCCCCCCTCCTTTTCCTCGACCGGGAAGTACTCACCGGGCCTGGTCTCCTCCACGATGGCGTAGTTCCAGCGGCAGGGGTGGGCGCACTCGCCGCGGTTGGCGTCGCGCCCGGCCATGGCGCTGGAGAGGAGGCAGCGGCCGGAGTAGGAGATGCACATGGCGCCGTGGATGAAGACCTCCAGCTCCGCCTTCGTGCGGGCTGCGGTCTGGCGGATCTCCTCCAGCGACATCTCGCGGGCGAGGTTCACCCGGGCCACGCCGAAGCGCTCCCAGAAGAGGACGCTCTGGAAGTTCCTGGTGTTCGCCTGCGTGGAGAGGTGGATCTCCCGCTGCGGCGAGATCTCCCGGATGAGGGCGATGACGCCGGGGTCGGCGGCGATGTAGGCGTCGCAGGGGAGGGGATCGAGCTCCCGCAGCACCCCTTCCAGTTTTTCAAATTCATCGTTCACCGGGAAGGAGTTGAGGGTGAGGTACACCTTGACGCCGCGGGCATGGGCGTAGTCGAGTGCGTACTTCAGCTCCTCAATGGAGAAGTTCTGGGCGAGATTCCTGAGGCTGAAGGAGTTGAGACCGAGATACACCGCGTCCGCGCCGTAGCGGATCGCGACCTTGAGCTTTTCCATGTTCCCGGCAGGAGCGAGCAGTTCCGGTTTCTTCAATGGTTCCTCTTCGACTTTGACTGTGCGTATATAGAATTGCCGCGCTGGGACTCATCCCGCTGGAGGGGGGGAGCGAGGTGCGGGGTCAGGGCAAGTGCGGCCAGAAGCGGATCATAGCACAGCGGCAGCTGGTAATGAACCGTAAAGGTGCTTTCTCCTTGACATTGACAATAGGATAGTTTTAATTATGTTGATTTTTGACCGGGAGGGGTGATGGGAAGGAGATTTTGGCCAATTAT
The DNA window shown above is from Geomonas sp. RF6 and carries:
- a CDS encoding peptidase U32 family protein produces the protein MKKPELLAPAGNMEKLKVAIRYGADAVYLGLNSFSLRNLAQNFSIEELKYALDYAHARGVKVYLTLNSFPVNDEFEKLEGVLRELDPLPCDAYIAADPGVIALIREISPQREIHLSTQANTRNFQSVLFWERFGVARVNLAREMSLEEIRQTAARTKAELEVFIHGAMCISYSGRCLLSSAMAGRDANRGECAHPCRWNYAIVEETRPGEYFPVEEKEGGTFIFNSKDLCLLEQLPDIVQSGVSSLKIEGRMKGIYYVASVVRVYREAIDSYCEDPENFQVKREWLEELSKISHRGYSTGFLLGKPRDLDHEYLSRYVRNYEFVALVQGPAPGGKTELKVRNRIELGDRLELIGKGCSSTPFTLTRMTGAEGEELATAHPNQTVFVEGIAGAGEFDLIRREKGAAAAER